The Euwallacea similis isolate ESF13 chromosome 35, ESF131.1, whole genome shotgun sequence genome has a segment encoding these proteins:
- the Arr1 gene encoding arrestin homolog — MVFNLRVFKKQSPNGKLTMYLGKRDFVDHISGVEPIDGVVAIDEDYRDRKIFGQVVCSFRYGREEDEVMGLNFQKDLYLASQQVYPPPEKLETTKLQDRLQRKLGRNCYPFRFVLAPSAPASVSLQPGQEDEGQPCGVHYYIKLFVGDNETDRTHKRSTISMGIRKVQYAPSKQGRQPCTVVRKDFMMSPGELELEVTLDKQVYHHGEKIAVNICVRNNSNKVVKKIKGMVQQGVDVVLFQNGQYRTTVASLETQEGCPINPGSSLQKVIHLMPLLSSNKDRRGIALDGQIKKQDTNLASTTLLATPDQRDAFGIIVSYAVKVKLYLGALGGELSAELPFVLMHPKPSGKKLVQADSQAEVETFRQDTIDPDIDNYKYD, encoded by the exons atgGTTTTCAATTTGAGAGTTTTCAAGAAACAATCGCCAAATGGCAAACTTACCATGTATTTGGGTAAGAGGGACTTCGTGGACCATATTTCAGGAGTTGAACCTATCG ATGGTGTGGTAGCCATAGACGAAGACTACAGAGACCGCAAAATCTTCGGTCAAGTGGTTTGCAGCTTTCGCTACGGACGCGAAGAGGACGAGGTGATGGGCCTCAATTTCCAGAAGGATCTTTACCTTGCTTCCCAGCAGGTATATCCCCCTCCAGAAAAACTTGAAACAACCAAACTGCAGGACCGTCTTCAAAGAAAACTGGGCCGCAATTGCTATCCCTTTAGGTTCGTTTTAGCACCGAGTGCACCAGCTTCTGTTTCTCTTCAACCAG GACAAGAGGATGAGGGTCAACCTTGCGGAGTTCACTACTACATCAAATTATTCGTGGGTGATAACGAAACTGATCGAACTCACAAGAGAAGCACTATATCTATGGGTATAAGAAAGGTGCAATATGCACCTTCGAAACAGGGCAGGCAACCTTGCACTGTTGTGCGCAAGGATTTCATGATGAGTCCTGGGGAATTGGAACTGGAGGTTACTTTGGATAAACAG gtgtACCATCATGGTGAGAAAATTGCCGTGAATATTTGCGTACGGAATAACAGCAATAAAGTggtgaagaaaattaaagggaTGGTGCAACAAGGCGTCGATGTGGTTCTCTTCCAGAATGGGCAATATAGAACCACTGTGGCTAGTTTGGAAACTCA GGAGGGTTGTCCTATAAATCCAGGTTCAAGCCTACAAAAGGTTATTCATTTAATGCCATTATTGTCATCAAATAAAGATAGAAGAGGAATAGCTTTGGATGGTCAGATTAAAAAGCAGGACACCAATTTAGCTTCCACTACTTT GTTGGCTACCCCTGACCAAAGAGACGCTTTCGGGATAATCGTTTCCTATGCAGTGAAAGTGAAGCTTTATCTTGGAGCTTTAGGAGGGGAGCTAAGCGCGGAATTGCCTTTCGTTTTAATGCACCCCAAG CCGAGTGGGAAAAAATTGGTGCAAGCAGACAGTCAAGCTGAGGTAGAAACCTTCAGGCAAGACACTATCGATCCAGACATTGATAATTATAAATACGATTAA